The following coding sequences lie in one Sinorhizobium fredii USDA 257 genomic window:
- a CDS encoding cysteine desulfurase codes for MEHTVPVPAYDVEAVRKDFPILSRTVYGKPLVYLDNGASAQKPQLVIDAVAHAYANEYANVHRGLHFLSNAATDAYEGAREKVRRFLNAPSVENIVFTKSSTEAINTVAYGYGMPHLGEGDEIVISIMEHHSNIVPWHFIRERQGAKLVWAPVDDDGAFHVEDFVKCLTERTKLIAITHMSNALGTVVPVKEICRIARERGIPVLVDGSQGAVHMPVDVQDIDCDWYVMTGHKLYGPSGVGVLYGKTERLKEMRPFMGGGEMIEEVTEDRVTYNDPPHRFEAGTPPIVQAIGLGYALDYMEKVGREAIRAHEADLTAYARERLSTVNSLRVFGDAPGKGSIFAFEIAGIHAHDVSMVIDRAGIAVRAGTHCAQPLLKRFGVTSTCRASFGLYNTRAEVDALADALEHARKFFA; via the coding sequence ATGGAACACACTGTGCCGGTGCCAGCCTATGACGTCGAGGCCGTAAGAAAGGATTTCCCGATCCTTTCCCGGACGGTCTATGGCAAGCCGCTTGTTTATCTCGACAACGGCGCATCGGCGCAGAAGCCGCAGCTCGTCATCGACGCCGTTGCCCATGCCTATGCCAACGAATATGCCAACGTCCATCGCGGCTTGCATTTCCTCTCGAATGCCGCGACGGATGCCTACGAGGGCGCCCGTGAAAAGGTGCGCCGCTTCCTGAATGCACCATCGGTCGAAAACATCGTCTTCACCAAGTCCTCGACCGAGGCGATCAATACCGTTGCCTACGGCTACGGTATGCCGCATCTTGGCGAGGGCGACGAGATCGTCATCTCCATCATGGAGCACCACTCCAACATCGTTCCCTGGCACTTCATCCGTGAACGTCAGGGCGCCAAGCTCGTCTGGGCACCGGTCGATGACGACGGCGCCTTCCATGTCGAGGATTTCGTCAAGTGCCTGACCGAGCGGACGAAACTCATCGCAATCACCCATATGTCGAATGCGCTGGGCACGGTCGTTCCCGTCAAAGAAATCTGCCGTATCGCCCGCGAGCGCGGCATTCCAGTGCTGGTCGATGGCAGCCAGGGCGCGGTGCACATGCCGGTCGATGTCCAGGACATCGACTGCGACTGGTACGTGATGACCGGCCACAAGCTCTACGGTCCGTCCGGCGTCGGCGTGCTTTACGGCAAGACGGAGCGGCTCAAGGAGATGCGGCCGTTCATGGGCGGCGGCGAGATGATCGAGGAAGTGACCGAGGACCGCGTCACCTATAATGATCCTCCGCACCGTTTCGAGGCCGGCACGCCGCCGATCGTCCAGGCGATCGGGCTCGGCTATGCGCTGGACTACATGGAAAAGGTCGGCCGCGAGGCGATCAGGGCGCACGAGGCGGACCTGACGGCCTATGCCCGGGAACGCCTGTCCACCGTGAATTCGCTCCGTGTCTTCGGCGATGCGCCTGGCAAGGGCAGCATCTTCGCCTTCGAGATCGCCGGCATTCATGCCCATGACGTTTCTATGGTGATCGATCGTGCCGGCATCGCCGTCAGGGCGGGAACCCATTGTGCCCAGCCGCTCTTGAAACGCTTCGGCGTCACCTCCACATGCCGTGCGTCCTTCGGTCTCTACAATACCCGGGCCGAGGTCGACGCTCTGGCGGACGCGCTCGAACACGCACGCAAGTTCTTTGCTTAA
- the sufA gene encoding Fe-S cluster assembly scaffold SufA: MGFAVMSLTDAAAGRVRSIVENAGGDAKGIRLSIKKGGCAGMEYAVDLVSEANAKDDLIEHDGAKVWVAPEAVLYLLGTQMDFEVSALRSGFTFKNPNQTSACGCGESVELKPADLAALAAEGNPVVRAN; this comes from the coding sequence ATGGGCTTTGCCGTAATGAGTCTGACCGATGCGGCCGCCGGCCGCGTGAGGTCGATCGTCGAGAACGCCGGCGGCGATGCCAAGGGCATTCGCCTGAGCATCAAGAAGGGCGGATGCGCCGGCATGGAATATGCCGTTGATCTCGTCAGCGAGGCGAATGCCAAGGACGATCTGATCGAACACGACGGTGCCAAGGTCTGGGTTGCACCTGAGGCCGTGCTTTATTTGCTCGGCACTCAGATGGATTTCGAAGTAAGCGCCTTGCGCTCCGGCTTCACCTTCAAGAATCCGAACCAGACATCCGCCTGTGGTTGTGGCGAATCGGTCGAGTTGAAGCCCGCTGATCTCGCGGCACTTGCCGCAGAGGGCAATCCGGTGGTGCGCGCGAACTGA
- the sufC gene encoding Fe-S cluster assembly ATPase SufC — MLEIKNLHARIAEDGTEIIRGLNLTVKAGEVAAIMGPNGSGKSTLSYILSGREDYEVTEGDILYNGESILELDASERAAKGIFLAFQYPVEIPGVATMQFLKVAMNEQRKYRGEDELTTPEFMRRVKEAAAELKIAPEMLRRPLNVGFSGGEKKRAEILQMALLEPKLCVLDETDSGLDIDALKVVADGVNALRSPDRAVVVITHYQRLLDYIVPDTVHVLYKGQVVKSGDKTLAHELEAKGYADIIEAAA, encoded by the coding sequence ATGCTTGAAATCAAGAACCTGCACGCACGCATCGCCGAGGACGGCACCGAGATCATCCGCGGCCTGAACCTGACCGTGAAGGCCGGTGAAGTCGCCGCTATCATGGGCCCCAACGGCTCCGGCAAGTCGACGCTCTCCTATATCCTTTCCGGGCGCGAAGACTATGAAGTGACCGAGGGCGACATCCTCTACAACGGCGAGAGCATCCTGGAACTCGACGCTTCGGAGCGTGCAGCCAAGGGCATCTTTCTCGCATTCCAGTATCCGGTCGAGATCCCGGGCGTTGCCACCATGCAGTTCCTGAAGGTGGCAATGAACGAACAGCGCAAGTATCGCGGCGAAGATGAGCTGACGACGCCGGAATTCATGCGCCGCGTCAAGGAAGCCGCCGCTGAGCTGAAGATTGCGCCGGAAATGCTGCGTCGGCCGCTCAATGTCGGCTTCTCCGGCGGTGAAAAGAAGCGCGCGGAAATCCTGCAGATGGCGCTTCTCGAGCCGAAGCTCTGCGTGCTCGACGAGACCGACTCGGGCCTCGACATCGACGCGCTGAAGGTCGTCGCCGACGGCGTCAATGCGCTGCGTTCGCCGGATCGCGCCGTCGTCGTCATCACGCACTACCAGCGCCTGCTCGACTACATCGTCCCGGATACGGTCCACGTTCTCTACAAGGGCCAGGTCGTCAAGTCGGGCGACAAGACGCTGGCGCATGAGCTCGAAGCCAAGGGCTATGCCGACATCATCGAGGCGGCAGCCTGA
- the gcvH gene encoding glycine cleavage system protein GcvH, with protein sequence MLKFTEEHEWLKVEGGVATVGITEHAAGQLGDLVFVELPESGVTFSKGDTAATVESVKAASDVYCPLDGEIIEVNQAIVDDPSLVNSDPHGAAWFFKLKLADPRSADGLLDEAAYKELVG encoded by the coding sequence ATGCTGAAATTTACCGAAGAACACGAGTGGCTGAAGGTCGAGGGCGGCGTTGCGACCGTCGGCATCACCGAACACGCCGCCGGCCAGCTTGGCGATCTCGTCTTCGTGGAACTGCCGGAATCCGGCGTGACCTTCTCCAAGGGCGACACGGCTGCCACCGTTGAATCGGTGAAGGCCGCCTCCGACGTCTATTGTCCGCTCGATGGAGAGATCATCGAGGTCAATCAGGCGATTGTCGACGACCCGTCGCTCGTCAACAGCGATCCGCACGGGGCCGCCTGGTTCTTCAAGTTGAAGCTTGCCGATCCGCGCTCCGCCGATGGTCTTCTCGACGAAGCAGCCTACAAGGAGCTCGTCGGCTGA
- the gcvP gene encoding aminomethyl-transferring glycine dehydrogenase encodes MSMPKDFTFTDYKPYDFANRRHIGPSPAEMEEMLKTVGYPSLDELINDTVPASIRQKSPLSWGVPMTEREALDKLRETANRNEKLVSLIGQGYYGTITPPVIQRNILENPAWYTAYTPYQPEISQGRLEALLNYQTMVCDLTGLDIANASLLDEATAAAEAMAMAERVAKSKATAFFVDENCHPQTIALLKTRAEPLGWQIVIGDPFSDLDAAGVFGAIFQYPGTYGHVRDFSELIAKLHEQGAIVAVAADPLALALLKSPGEMGADIAVGSTQRFGVPVGYGGPHAAYMAVKDAHKRSMPGRLVGVSVDARGNRAFRLSLQTREQHIRREKATSNICTAQVLLAVMASMYAVFHGPEGIKAIAQSVHQKTVRLAMGLEKLGYTVEPDVFFDTITVDVGKLQGIILKTAVAEEVNLRRIGNTKIGISLDERSRPVTLEAVWRAFGGDFKVEEFEPGYRLPQPLLRTSGYLTHPIFHMNRAESEMTRYIRRLADRDLALDRAMIPLGSCTMKLNATAEMLPITWPEFSEIHPFVPADQARGYQHLIQDLSDKLCAITGYDAISMQPNSGAQGEYAGLLVIRAYHIANGNAHRDVCLIPTSAHGTNPASAHMAGMKVVVVKVSDIGEIDMDDFRAKAEQYADTLSCCMITYPSTHGVFEENVREVCDIVHRHGGQVYLDGANMNAMVGLARPGDVGSDVSHLNLHKTFCIPHGGGGPGMGPIGVKAHLAPFLPGHPETDGHEGAVSAAPFGSASILPISWSYCLMMGGEGLTQATKVAILNANYIAARLKGAYDVLYKSAKGRVAHECIIDTRPLAESAGVTVDDVAKRLIDCGFHAPTMSWPVAGTLMIEPTESETKAELDRFCDAMLAIREEARAIEEGRMDKVNNPLKNAPHTVEDLVGDWDRPYSREQACFPPGAFRVDKYWSPVNRVDNVYGDRNLICTCPPIESYAEAAE; translated from the coding sequence ATGAGCATGCCCAAGGATTTCACCTTTACCGACTACAAGCCGTACGATTTCGCCAATCGACGTCATATCGGCCCCTCGCCGGCCGAAATGGAAGAGATGCTGAAGACCGTCGGTTATCCGAGCCTCGATGAGCTCATCAACGACACCGTTCCAGCTTCCATCCGCCAGAAGTCCCCGCTTTCCTGGGGCGTACCGATGACCGAACGGGAGGCGCTCGACAAGCTACGCGAGACGGCCAATCGCAACGAGAAACTCGTTTCGCTGATCGGCCAGGGCTACTATGGCACGATCACGCCGCCGGTGATCCAGCGCAACATCCTGGAAAATCCGGCCTGGTACACCGCCTATACGCCCTACCAGCCGGAGATCAGCCAGGGCCGCCTCGAAGCACTGCTCAACTACCAGACGATGGTCTGCGATCTGACCGGACTCGACATCGCGAACGCCTCCCTGCTCGACGAGGCGACGGCCGCCGCCGAAGCCATGGCGATGGCCGAGCGCGTGGCGAAGTCCAAGGCCACGGCCTTCTTCGTCGACGAGAACTGCCATCCCCAGACCATCGCTCTTTTGAAGACCCGCGCCGAGCCGCTCGGCTGGCAGATCGTCATCGGCGATCCCTTTTCCGATCTCGATGCGGCCGGCGTGTTCGGGGCGATCTTCCAATATCCGGGCACCTACGGCCATGTCCGCGATTTCTCCGAGCTGATCGCCAAGCTGCACGAACAGGGGGCGATCGTGGCCGTTGCCGCCGATCCGCTGGCGCTTGCTCTGTTGAAATCACCGGGAGAAATGGGCGCCGACATTGCCGTCGGTTCGACGCAGCGCTTCGGCGTTCCGGTCGGCTATGGTGGGCCGCACGCCGCCTATATGGCCGTCAAGGATGCCCATAAGCGTTCGATGCCCGGCCGCCTGGTCGGCGTATCCGTCGACGCGCGCGGCAACCGGGCCTTCCGGCTTTCGCTGCAGACGCGCGAGCAGCACATCCGCCGCGAGAAGGCCACGTCGAACATCTGCACCGCCCAGGTGCTGCTCGCCGTGATGGCGTCGATGTATGCCGTCTTCCACGGCCCGGAGGGCATCAAGGCGATCGCCCAGAGCGTCCACCAGAAGACGGTGCGCCTTGCCATGGGGCTCGAGAAGCTTGGCTATACGGTCGAGCCGGATGTGTTCTTCGATACGATCACCGTCGATGTCGGCAAGCTGCAGGGAATCATCCTGAAGACTGCGGTGGCCGAGGAAGTGAACCTTCGCAGGATTGGTAATACCAAGATCGGCATCAGCCTTGACGAGCGTTCGCGGCCGGTTACGCTCGAGGCCGTCTGGCGGGCCTTCGGCGGCGACTTTAAGGTGGAAGAGTTCGAGCCCGGCTATCGGCTGCCGCAGCCGCTGTTGCGGACCAGCGGCTATCTCACCCATCCGATCTTCCATATGAACCGCGCTGAAAGCGAGATGACGCGCTACATCCGCCGCCTCGCCGACCGCGATCTGGCGCTCGATCGCGCCATGATCCCGCTCGGCTCCTGCACGATGAAGCTCAATGCGACAGCGGAAATGCTGCCGATCACCTGGCCGGAATTTTCGGAGATTCACCCCTTCGTGCCGGCCGATCAGGCGCGCGGTTATCAACACCTGATCCAAGACTTGTCGGACAAGCTCTGCGCGATTACCGGCTATGATGCGATCTCGATGCAGCCGAACTCCGGTGCGCAGGGCGAATATGCCGGGCTGTTGGTCATCCGCGCCTATCACATCGCCAATGGCAACGCCCATCGGGACGTCTGCCTGATCCCGACCTCTGCACATGGAACCAATCCAGCCTCGGCGCACATGGCCGGGATGAAGGTGGTCGTCGTCAAGGTCAGCGATATCGGCGAGATCGACATGGACGATTTCCGCGCCAAGGCCGAGCAATATGCCGACACCCTCTCCTGCTGCATGATCACCTATCCCTCGACGCACGGCGTGTTCGAGGAGAACGTGCGCGAGGTCTGCGACATCGTCCACAGGCATGGCGGCCAGGTGTACCTGGACGGCGCCAACATGAACGCCATGGTCGGCCTTGCGCGCCCCGGCGACGTCGGCTCGGATGTGAGCCATCTGAACCTGCACAAGACCTTCTGCATTCCGCACGGCGGCGGCGGACCCGGCATGGGGCCGATCGGCGTCAAGGCGCATCTTGCGCCGTTCCTTCCGGGCCATCCGGAGACGGACGGTCATGAGGGTGCGGTTTCCGCCGCGCCTTTCGGCTCGGCCTCGATCCTGCCGATCTCCTGGAGCTACTGCCTAATGATGGGCGGTGAAGGCCTGACGCAGGCGACCAAGGTGGCGATCCTCAACGCCAACTATATCGCCGCCCGCCTGAAGGGTGCCTATGACGTGCTCTACAAGTCGGCCAAGGGACGCGTCGCGCATGAGTGCATCATCGATACGCGGCCGCTCGCCGAAAGCGCCGGCGTTACAGTCGACGACGTCGCCAAGCGGCTGATCGACTGCGGCTTTCACGCGCCGACGATGAGCTGGCCGGTCGCGGGCACGCTGATGATCGAGCCGACGGAATCCGAAACCAAGGCCGAGCTCGACCGCTTTTGCGATGCAATGCTGGCGATCCGCGAGGAAGCCCGCGCCATCGAGGAGGGCCGGATGGACAAAGTCAACAATCCGCTGAAGAACGCGCCGCACACGGTGGAAGACCTCGTCGGCGACTGGGACCGGCCCTATTCGCGCGAGCAGGCCTGCTTCCCGCCCGGCGCCTTCCGAGTCGACAAATACTGGTCGCCGGTCAACCGTGTCGACAATGTCTATGGCGACCGCAATCTCATCTGCACCTGCCCGCCGATCGAAAGCTACGCGGAAGCGGCCGAATGA
- a CDS encoding SUF system Fe-S cluster assembly protein has product MSLEETGAKVDVREGIVHSAIPAEELARLSDDVIAALKTVYDPEIPADIFELGLIYKIDIEDDRMVKIDMTLTAPGCPVAGEMPGWVENAVGAVEGVSGVEVTMTFDPPWTPDRMSEEAQVALGWY; this is encoded by the coding sequence ATGAGTCTCGAGGAAACCGGAGCGAAGGTCGATGTCCGCGAAGGCATCGTGCACTCGGCCATTCCGGCCGAGGAACTGGCTCGCCTTAGCGACGACGTCATCGCCGCGCTGAAGACGGTCTATGACCCCGAGATTCCGGCCGACATCTTCGAACTCGGTCTTATCTACAAGATCGACATCGAAGACGACCGCATGGTGAAGATCGATATGACGCTCACCGCTCCGGGCTGCCCCGTTGCCGGCGAGATGCCGGGCTGGGTCGAAAACGCCGTTGGCGCAGTAGAGGGCGTTTCCGGTGTCGAGGTGACCATGACCTTCGATCCGCCATGGACGCCGGACCGCATGTCGGAAGAGGCGCAGGTGGCGCTCGGCTGGTATTGA
- the gcvT gene encoding glycine cleavage system aminomethyltransferase GcvT, whose translation MEPISRLKHTPLHALHLSLGARMVPFAGYEMPVQYPEGVLKEHLHTRAAAGLFDVSHMGQIAIRPKSGRIADAALALEKLVPVDVLGLAEGRQRYGLFTNPEGGILDDLMIANRGDHLFLVVNAACKDADHAHLKDGLGDACDVTLLDDRALVALQGPRAEAVLCELWADVASMRFMDLAEADLHDVACIISRSGYTGEDGFEISIPTASAVDVTQRLLEHPDVLAIGLGARDSLRLEAGLCLYGNDIDTGTTPIEAALEWAIQKSRRAGGERAGGFPGADRILAELAGGTDRRRVGLKPEGRAPVRGGAKLFTDPDGTVLVGSVTSGGFGPSVDCPVAMGYVETAHARNGTKLFAEVRGKYLPITVSALPFVKQTYKR comes from the coding sequence TTGGAACCTATCTCCCGCTTGAAGCATACGCCATTGCATGCCCTGCATCTGTCGCTCGGTGCGCGCATGGTGCCTTTCGCCGGCTATGAGATGCCGGTGCAATATCCCGAGGGCGTGCTCAAGGAACATCTGCACACCCGTGCCGCCGCCGGCCTGTTCGATGTGTCGCACATGGGCCAGATCGCCATTCGCCCGAAGTCCGGCCGGATCGCCGATGCGGCGCTGGCGCTCGAAAAGCTCGTGCCGGTGGATGTGCTGGGCCTTGCCGAAGGTCGCCAGCGCTACGGGCTTTTCACCAATCCGGAAGGCGGAATTCTCGACGACCTGATGATTGCCAATCGCGGCGACCATCTCTTTCTCGTCGTCAACGCCGCCTGCAAGGACGCTGACCACGCGCATCTGAAAGACGGGCTCGGCGATGCCTGCGACGTCACGCTGCTCGATGACCGCGCCCTCGTCGCGCTTCAGGGTCCCCGTGCGGAGGCGGTGCTTTGCGAGCTTTGGGCGGATGTCGCCTCGATGCGCTTCATGGACCTGGCGGAGGCTGATCTCCACGACGTCGCCTGCATCATTTCCCGCTCCGGTTATACGGGCGAGGACGGTTTCGAAATTTCCATTCCGACCGCGTCGGCGGTCGACGTGACGCAGCGCCTGCTCGAACATCCGGACGTGTTGGCAATCGGTCTCGGCGCCCGCGATTCGCTTCGCCTAGAGGCCGGCCTCTGTCTTTATGGCAACGATATCGACACCGGCACGACGCCGATCGAGGCGGCGCTCGAATGGGCAATCCAGAAGAGTCGCCGGGCCGGCGGCGAGCGCGCCGGCGGCTTTCCCGGCGCCGATCGCATCCTTGCAGAACTTGCAGGCGGAACCGACCGGCGGCGCGTCGGCCTGAAGCCCGAAGGAAGGGCTCCGGTCCGTGGCGGCGCCAAGCTTTTTACCGATCCGGACGGCACGGTGCTTGTCGGCTCCGTTACCTCGGGCGGCTTCGGACCGAGCGTCGATTGCCCGGTCGCCATGGGTTACGTCGAAACCGCCCATGCCAGGAACGGCACAAAGCTTTTTGCGGAGGTGCGCGGCAAGTATCTGCCCATCACGGTTTCCGCCCTGCCCTTCGTCAAACAAACCTACAAACGCTGA
- the sufD gene encoding Fe-S cluster assembly protein SufD, whose amino-acid sequence MNMQQAIKMTAAETALVDAYTAQIGDLPGDGAVLSLRDTLVHELRTAGLPTRRVESWHYTDLRTLLRAVPSADPSAFADRVEPIVAGATVLSVRNGEADLKSLPEGITARSYTESLLDGSAVAGLAVLGFDDAIGRINGGLVRGGLEIAVAEGVELEAPLEIQVAQSHGQAHTRFPVSFGAGSKATVLERHLSTNGDASFVSSVSDVTLAEGADVIWIILQQQGPADTHLGQIRFDLGKNAKLHLFVINAGGKLVRQELHGRASGEGADLTLRGINLLGGESHTDVTFTLSHDVPHTTSSEIIRNVVFDRAKGVLQGKILVAKDAQKTDAKMSCNTLLLSDDADFSAKPELEIFADDVQCGHGATVIDIDHTQLFYLLSRGIPENKARAMLVNAFVAEIVEELEDDEALVEALEGVISAWLVKHA is encoded by the coding sequence ATGAATATGCAACAGGCCATCAAGATGACGGCAGCCGAAACGGCGCTCGTCGATGCCTATACCGCCCAGATCGGCGACCTGCCCGGCGACGGGGCCGTGCTGTCGCTGCGCGACACGCTCGTCCACGAATTGAGGACGGCGGGGCTGCCGACGCGGCGCGTCGAGTCCTGGCACTATACGGACCTCAGAACCTTGCTGCGCGCGGTGCCCTCCGCTGATCCGTCCGCCTTTGCCGACCGAGTCGAACCGATCGTCGCGGGCGCCACCGTGCTTTCGGTGCGCAACGGTGAGGCCGATCTCAAGAGCCTTCCCGAGGGGATCACTGCGCGCTCCTATACGGAGAGCCTGCTCGACGGTTCGGCAGTCGCCGGTCTTGCCGTCCTCGGCTTCGATGACGCCATTGGCCGCATCAATGGCGGTCTGGTTCGCGGCGGCCTGGAAATCGCAGTCGCGGAAGGCGTCGAGTTGGAAGCGCCGCTGGAAATCCAGGTCGCACAAAGTCACGGCCAGGCCCATACGCGCTTCCCGGTTTCTTTCGGTGCCGGATCCAAGGCAACGGTGCTCGAGCGGCATCTGTCGACCAACGGGGATGCGAGCTTCGTTTCCTCGGTGAGCGACGTGACGCTTGCCGAAGGCGCCGACGTGATCTGGATCATCCTGCAGCAGCAGGGGCCGGCCGACACCCATCTCGGCCAGATTCGTTTCGACCTCGGCAAGAACGCGAAACTGCACCTCTTCGTCATCAATGCTGGTGGCAAGCTGGTACGCCAGGAACTGCATGGCAGGGCGAGCGGCGAGGGTGCGGATCTGACGCTGCGCGGCATCAACCTGCTCGGCGGCGAGAGCCACACGGACGTGACCTTCACGCTGAGCCATGACGTGCCGCACACGACCTCGAGCGAAATCATCCGCAACGTCGTTTTCGACCGCGCGAAGGGTGTGCTTCAGGGCAAGATCCTTGTCGCGAAGGATGCGCAGAAGACCGACGCGAAGATGTCGTGCAATACGCTGCTCTTGTCCGACGACGCGGACTTCTCGGCAAAGCCTGAACTCGAGATCTTCGCCGACGACGTGCAGTGCGGTCACGGTGCAACGGTAATCGATATCGATCATACCCAGCTGTTCTACCTGCTCTCTCGCGGCATTCCGGAGAACAAGGCACGCGCGATGCTCGTCAACGCCTTCGTTGCCGAGATCGTCGAGGAGTTGGAAGATGATGAGGCGCTGGTCGAGGCGCTCGAAGGCGTCATCTCGGCCTGGCTCGTAAAACACGCCTGA